A stretch of Gemmobacter fulvus DNA encodes these proteins:
- a CDS encoding valine--tRNA ligase, which yields MPMEKTFNAAEAEARITAQWLDQKVGRAGANARPGAEAFSIMIPPPNVTGSLHMGHAFNNTLQDILIRWHRMRGFDTLWQPGTDHAGIATQMVVERELARTQQPSRRDMGREAFLDKVWEWKDKSGGTIINQLKRLGATCDWDREAFTMSGNFPEAVLKVFVDMYAKGLIYRGKRLVNWDPHFETAISDLEVENLEVAGHMWHFKYRLAGGETYEYVEKDADGAVTLREMRDYISIATTRPETMLGDGAVAVHPSDARYAPIVGKMVHLPLCDRLIPIITDEYPDPTFGSGAVKITGAHDFNDYQVAKRAGLPCYRLMDTRAQMRADGAPYAEAVARAREIAAGSPTTEAEVDSLNLVPEKYRGLDRFEARKQVIADINAIGLAVTTLEKSIDPETGSEHLRKVPVVDSKPIMQPFGDRSKVVIEPMLTDQWFVDTAKIVGPALEAVRSGTVRIMPESGEKTYYHWLENIEPWCISRQLWWGHQIPVWYGLNIWPTGFTDDEGDNALDETELFRLLAEGTFGLADPIYHCAADVEAVSERFKDALAALPAPLNHARIVSVETRADAVEMLAKSLADYNLTQDPTHLVYPIWRDEDVLDTWFSSGLWPIGTLGWPEQTAELQRYFPTSVLVTGQDILFFWVARMMMMQLAVVEDIPFHTVYLHGLVRDAKGKKMSKSLGNVVDPLELIDEYGADALRFANAAMASLGGVLKLDTQRIAGYRNFGTKLWNACRFAEMNGVWDGHATQTEAPQATATANRWIIGETAKALADVNAALADYRFDQAANALYVFVWGKVCDWYVEFAKPLFDGDQADETRKTMAWVLDQSMILLHPIMPFVTEELWSTTGSRAKLLVHTDWPEYGTSLIDPAADREMTWVTTLIDDIRSARAQMHVPVGLKLDMLCTAADPAARTAWSRNETLIKRLARIESLTDAASAPKGAITIAAEGASYAIPLEGIIDIAAEKSRLAKALEKLGKEIAGLQSRLDNPKFIESAKEGVVDEARANLEARQDEAGKLTAALTRLAEIG from the coding sequence ATGCCGATGGAAAAGACCTTCAACGCCGCCGAGGCCGAGGCCCGCATTACCGCGCAATGGCTGGACCAGAAGGTCGGGCGTGCCGGGGCAAATGCCCGACCGGGCGCCGAGGCGTTTTCCATCATGATCCCGCCGCCGAATGTGACGGGCAGCCTGCATATGGGCCATGCCTTCAACAACACCCTGCAGGACATCCTGATACGCTGGCACCGGATGCGCGGCTTTGACACGCTGTGGCAGCCCGGCACCGATCACGCAGGCATCGCCACGCAGATGGTGGTGGAACGCGAACTGGCCCGGACGCAACAGCCCTCGCGCCGCGACATGGGCCGCGAGGCATTTCTGGACAAGGTCTGGGAATGGAAAGACAAATCCGGCGGCACCATCATCAACCAGCTCAAACGTCTTGGCGCCACCTGCGACTGGGACCGCGAAGCCTTTACCATGTCGGGCAATTTCCCCGAAGCGGTGCTCAAGGTCTTTGTCGACATGTATGCCAAGGGGCTGATCTATCGCGGCAAGCGGCTGGTCAACTGGGATCCGCATTTTGAAACCGCCATCTCCGATCTCGAGGTCGAAAACCTCGAAGTCGCGGGCCATATGTGGCATTTCAAATATCGCCTCGCCGGGGGCGAAACCTATGAATATGTCGAAAAGGATGCCGATGGCGCGGTGACGCTGCGCGAGATGCGCGATTACATCTCCATCGCCACCACGCGGCCGGAAACCATGCTGGGCGACGGCGCGGTTGCCGTGCATCCTTCAGATGCGCGTTATGCGCCGATTGTCGGCAAGATGGTGCATCTGCCGCTCTGTGACCGCCTGATCCCGATCATTACCGATGAGTACCCAGACCCCACTTTCGGCTCGGGCGCGGTCAAGATCACCGGGGCGCATGATTTCAACGACTACCAGGTGGCCAAACGCGCAGGCCTGCCCTGCTACCGCCTCATGGACACCCGCGCCCAGATGCGGGCCGATGGAGCGCCCTATGCCGAGGCCGTGGCCCGCGCCCGCGAAATCGCCGCCGGCTCGCCCACCACCGAGGCCGAGGTGGACAGCCTCAATCTGGTGCCCGAAAAATATCGCGGGCTGGACCGGTTCGAGGCCCGCAAACAGGTCATCGCCGACATCAATGCCATCGGCCTTGCGGTGACCACGCTGGAGAAATCCATCGACCCGGAAACCGGCTCCGAACATCTGCGCAAGGTGCCGGTAGTCGACTCCAAACCGATCATGCAGCCGTTCGGAGACCGCTCCAAGGTCGTGATCGAACCGATGCTGACCGATCAGTGGTTCGTCGATACCGCCAAGATCGTCGGCCCGGCACTGGAGGCCGTGCGCAGCGGCACCGTCAGGATCATGCCGGAATCGGGCGAGAAAACCTATTATCACTGGCTGGAAAACATCGAACCCTGGTGCATCTCGCGCCAGCTCTGGTGGGGACACCAGATCCCGGTGTGGTATGGGCTGAACATCTGGCCGACCGGCTTCACCGATGACGAAGGCGACAATGCGCTGGACGAAACAGAGCTGTTCCGCCTGCTGGCCGAGGGCACCTTTGGCCTTGCCGACCCGATCTATCACTGTGCCGCCGATGTCGAAGCCGTGAGCGAACGCTTCAAGGATGCGCTGGCCGCCCTGCCCGCACCGCTGAACCATGCCCGGATTGTCAGCGTGGAGACCCGCGCCGACGCGGTAGAGATGCTGGCGAAATCGCTCGCCGATTACAACCTGACCCAGGATCCCACCCATCTGGTCTATCCGATCTGGCGCGACGAAGATGTGCTCGACACCTGGTTCTCCTCCGGTCTCTGGCCGATCGGCACGCTGGGCTGGCCGGAACAGACCGCGGAACTGCAACGCTATTTCCCGACCTCGGTGCTGGTCACCGGCCAGGACATCCTGTTCTTCTGGGTCGCGCGCATGATGATGATGCAGTTGGCCGTGGTGGAGGATATCCCCTTCCACACCGTCTATCTGCATGGCCTCGTGCGCGACGCCAAAGGCAAGAAAATGTCCAAATCGCTGGGCAATGTCGTCGATCCGCTGGAACTGATCGACGAATATGGCGCCGATGCGCTGCGCTTTGCCAATGCGGCCATGGCCTCGCTGGGCGGCGTGCTGAAACTCGACACGCAACGCATCGCCGGTTACCGCAACTTCGGCACCAAGCTGTGGAACGCCTGCCGCTTTGCCGAAATGAACGGCGTCTGGGACGGCCATGCCACCCAGACCGAAGCGCCGCAGGCCACCGCAACCGCCAACCGCTGGATCATCGGCGAAACCGCCAAGGCGCTGGCCGATGTGAATGCCGCGCTGGCCGATTACCGCTTCGATCAGGCCGCGAATGCGCTTTATGTCTTTGTCTGGGGCAAGGTCTGCGACTGGTATGTCGAATTTGCCAAACCGCTGTTCGATGGCGATCAGGCCGACGAGACGCGCAAGACCATGGCCTGGGTGCTGGATCAGAGCATGATCCTGCTGCATCCGATCATGCCCTTCGTCACCGAAGAGCTGTGGTCCACCACCGGCAGCCGCGCCAAACTGCTGGTGCATACCGATTGGCCCGAATACGGCACATCGCTGATCGACCCGGCCGCCGACCGCGAGATGACCTGGGTCACCACCCTGATCGACGACATCCGCTCGGCCCGCGCCCAGATGCATGTGCCGGTCGGGCTCAAGCTCGACATGCTCTGCACCGCCGCCGACCCGGCTGCCCGCACCGCCTGGAGCCGGAACGAGACGCTGATCAAACGCCTGGCCAGGATTGAAAGCCTGACCGATGCCGCCAGCGCCCCGAAAGGCGCGATCACCATCGCGGCAGAGGGCGCAAGCTATGCCATCCCGCTGGAGGGCATCATCGACATCGCGGCCGAAAAGTCCCGCCTCGCCAAAGCGCTGGAGAAACTCGGCAAGGAAATCGCGGGACTGCAAAGCCGCCTCGACAATCCGAAATTCATCGAAAGCGCCAAGGAAGGTGTGGTCGACGAGGCCCGCGCCAATCTGGAGGCGCGACAGGACGAGGCCGGCAAACTCACCGCCGCCCTGACCCGCCTCGCTGAAATCGGCTGA
- a CDS encoding VOC family protein: protein MATEHGNPVWYELSTPDLVGAAEFYGALLGWTMRDAGMEGFTYHLASQGEAMVAGMMEPFAGVPPNWLIYFASTNADATVAATEAAGGAVLQPAGDIPDTGRFAILADPQGAAFGILQPLNGDMGSAFDQQKTGHGNWHELATTDPEAGLAFYAGLFGWQASTAMPMPEIGIYQLFRQAGADIGGMMKSPMPDMPPYWLPYFGTDSIARAIATITEKGGTVLHGPQEVPGGAFIAMARDPQGAHFAVVGPA, encoded by the coding sequence ATGGCCACAGAACACGGCAACCCGGTCTGGTATGAGCTGTCCACGCCGGATCTGGTCGGCGCGGCAGAGTTCTATGGCGCGCTGCTGGGCTGGACGATGCGCGATGCGGGCATGGAGGGGTTCACCTACCATCTGGCCTCGCAAGGTGAGGCCATGGTGGCGGGGATGATGGAGCCGTTTGCAGGCGTGCCGCCGAACTGGCTGATCTATTTCGCCTCCACCAATGCCGATGCCACCGTTGCCGCCACCGAAGCGGCGGGCGGTGCGGTGCTGCAACCGGCCGGAGATATTCCCGATACCGGGCGTTTCGCGATTCTGGCGGATCCGCAGGGGGCGGCCTTCGGCATCCTGCAACCGCTGAACGGCGATATGGGCAGCGCGTTTGACCAGCAGAAAACCGGCCATGGCAATTGGCACGAACTGGCGACAACCGATCCCGAGGCAGGGCTTGCCTTCTATGCCGGTCTGTTCGGCTGGCAGGCCTCGACCGCCATGCCCATGCCCGAGATCGGCATCTATCAGCTGTTCCGGCAGGCCGGGGCCGATATTGGCGGCATGATGAAATCGCCGATGCCCGACATGCCCCCCTATTGGCTGCCCTATTTCGGCACAGACAGCATTGCCCGCGCCATTGCCACCATCACCGAAAAGGGCGGCACGGTGCTGCATGGCCCGCAAGAGGTGCCGGGCGGGGCCTTCATTGCCATGGCCCGTGACCCGCAAGGCGCGCATTTTGCCGTGGTCGGCCCGGCCTAA
- a CDS encoding DUF1428 domain-containing protein, which produces MPYIDGFVVPVPSDTRDGYAAYAKSWWPKFQSYGALSTMEAWGDDVPDGKLTDFRRAVDAQPGETVVFSWIIWPDKATRDAAMAAMMNDPDFAESMGAMPFDGKRMIYGGFTPIFSVDTTEGAA; this is translated from the coding sequence ATGCCCTATATTGACGGATTTGTTGTTCCCGTTCCCAGCGACACCCGCGACGGATATGCCGCCTATGCCAAAAGCTGGTGGCCGAAATTTCAGTCTTATGGCGCGCTGTCGACCATGGAGGCCTGGGGCGATGATGTGCCCGATGGCAAGCTGACCGATTTCCGCCGTGCAGTGGATGCGCAGCCGGGCGAAACGGTGGTGTTCAGCTGGATCATCTGGCCCGACAAGGCCACGCGCGATGCCGCCATGGCCGCGATGATGAATGATCCCGATTTTGCCGAAAGCATGGGCGCCATGCCCTTTGACGGCAAACGCATGATCTATGGCGGCTTCACCCCGATCTTCAGCGTCGACACCACCGAAGGAGCCGCATGA
- a CDS encoding winged helix-turn-helix transcriptional regulator: MKSNHKLGIITILARTGYQEGCIAAHALDLIGDRWALLVVRELMLGPRRFGALRAGLPGLSANVLTQRLGDLEAAALLTRRLLPDPARVQVYALTEAGLALWPVLRALCLWGARQPGHDPTLFISSTALMLSMRAMCARDRAAAHLVEMRLGDDLFTIRTAPGQFVVVRGAAEAGALRFSGGTNAMAAAVYGPSPLRDTARGLIGFEGDLAEGQAFIDLFALR, translated from the coding sequence ATGAAAAGCAACCATAAGTTAGGAATAATAACCATATTGGCGCGCACCGGCTATCAGGAAGGCTGCATCGCGGCCCATGCGCTGGATCTGATCGGGGATCGCTGGGCGCTTCTGGTGGTGCGTGAGCTGATGCTCGGGCCGCGCCGGTTCGGGGCCCTGCGCGCCGGGTTGCCGGGGCTCAGCGCCAATGTGCTGACCCAAAGGCTGGGTGATCTGGAGGCGGCGGCGCTGCTGACGCGCAGGCTCTTGCCCGATCCGGCGCGGGTGCAGGTCTATGCGCTGACCGAGGCCGGGTTGGCGCTGTGGCCAGTGCTGCGCGCGCTGTGCCTGTGGGGGGCGCGGCAGCCGGGCCATGATCCGACGCTGTTTATCAGCTCGACCGCGCTCATGCTGTCGATGCGGGCGATGTGCGCGCGCGACCGGGCCGCAGCGCATCTGGTCGAGATGCGGCTGGGCGACGATCTGTTCACCATCCGCACCGCGCCGGGGCAGTTTGTGGTGGTCCGGGGCGCGGCAGAGGCCGGGGCGCTGCGGTTTTCCGGCGGCACCAATGCCATGGCGGCGGCGGTCTATGGCCCGTCACCCCTGCGCGACACGGCGCGCGGGTTGATCGGGTTCGAGGGCGATCTGGCAGAGGGGCAGGCCTTCATCGACCTGTTCGCCCTGCGCTGA
- a CDS encoding Lrp/AsnC family transcriptional regulator: MDELDRNILGLLGADARMSVATLARRMKVARSTVQARLERLETTGVIAGYTLKLGEGARQGRLRASVLLTIEPRAQAAILTRLKSIAEIEKVFTTSGRYDLLLQIAAPNTQVLDQVLDQIGALTGVVSSESLIHLSTKFDRAV; this comes from the coding sequence ATGGATGAACTGGATCGCAACATATTGGGGCTGCTGGGGGCCGATGCGCGCATGTCGGTGGCCACTCTGGCGCGGCGGATGAAGGTCGCGCGCTCCACCGTGCAGGCGCGGCTGGAGCGGCTGGAGACCACCGGCGTGATAGCCGGATACACCCTGAAGCTGGGCGAAGGGGCGCGTCAAGGACGATTGCGCGCCTCGGTGCTGCTGACGATCGAACCGCGCGCGCAGGCAGCGATTCTGACCCGGCTGAAGTCGATCGCCGAGATCGAGAAGGTGTTCACCACCTCGGGCCGCTATGATCTGCTGTTGCAGATTGCAGCACCGAACACGCAGGTGCTGGATCAGGTGCTGGATCAGATCGGCGCGCTAACCGGGGTCGTCAGCTCGGAAAGCCTGATCCATCTCAGCACCAAGTTCGACCGGGCGGTCTGA
- a CDS encoding type III PLP-dependent enzyme, with product MGLSKTIWTNPSEFIRTVRPENPVLFFSPAVLQAAARRFIDGFPGMVTYAVKTNPSDVVIENLSAAGVRGFDVASPNEMRLIRRIAPDAAMHYNNPVRARAEIAVAVELGVKSYSVDSASELAKLIEMVPAENCEISVRFKLPVAGAAYNFGAKFGATVELSAELLKTVAEAGFIPSLTFHPGTQCTDPAAWDAYIRAAAEITQLAGVTIARLNVGGGFPNHRLHGVVPQIEETFALIDRVATEAFGDQRPLLVCEPGRALCGDAFTHIAKVKAVRDDLHIFLNDGVYGALAELPLVGVIDRIEVVDGLGTKRNGELSSRIVFGPTCDSVDRLPGELMLAEDIAEGDYLVIHGMGAYSVATNTRFNGFGELTIATVLSLKV from the coding sequence ATGGGACTTTCCAAAACGATCTGGACCAATCCGTCCGAATTCATCCGCACCGTGCGCCCGGAAAATCCGGTACTGTTCTTTTCGCCTGCGGTGTTGCAGGCGGCGGCGCGGCGGTTCATCGACGGTTTCCCCGGCATGGTCACCTATGCGGTGAAAACCAACCCCTCCGACGTGGTGATCGAAAACCTGTCGGCGGCGGGGGTGCGCGGCTTTGACGTGGCCAGCCCGAACGAGATGCGCCTGATCCGCCGCATCGCGCCGGATGCTGCCATGCACTACAACAACCCGGTCCGTGCACGCGCCGAGATTGCCGTGGCGGTGGAACTGGGTGTGAAATCCTATTCCGTCGATTCGGCCTCGGAACTTGCCAAGCTGATCGAAATGGTGCCCGCCGAGAATTGCGAAATCTCGGTGCGTTTCAAGCTGCCGGTGGCCGGTGCGGCCTATAACTTTGGCGCGAAATTCGGCGCGACGGTCGAACTGTCGGCCGAGCTGCTGAAAACCGTGGCCGAGGCCGGGTTCATCCCCTCGCTCACCTTCCACCCCGGCACGCAATGCACCGATCCGGCCGCCTGGGATGCCTATATCCGCGCGGCTGCCGAAATCACCCAATTGGCAGGCGTGACGATTGCCCGGCTGAACGTCGGCGGCGGCTTCCCGAACCACCGCCTGCATGGCGTGGTGCCGCAGATCGAAGAAACCTTCGCGCTGATCGACCGCGTGGCGACCGAAGCCTTTGGCGACCAGCGCCCGCTGCTGGTCTGCGAGCCGGGCCGGGCGCTGTGTGGGGATGCCTTCACGCATATCGCCAAGGTCAAGGCGGTGCGCGACGATCTGCACATCTTCCTGAATGACGGCGTGTATGGCGCGCTGGCCGAATTGCCGCTGGTCGGCGTGATCGACCGGATCGAGGTGGTCGATGGTCTGGGCACAAAGCGCAATGGCGAGCTGTCCTCGCGCATCGTGTTCGGCCCGACCTGTGATTCGGTGGACCGTCTGCCGGGGGAACTGATGCTGGCCGAGGATATTGCCGAAGGCGATTATCTGGTGATCCATGGCATGGGCGCCTATTCGGTGGCCACCAACACCCGGTTCAACGGCTTTGGCGAACTGACCATTGCCACGGTGCTCTCGCTGAAAGTCTGA
- a CDS encoding DUF2235 domain-containing protein, with protein sequence MRLFDRLSQWLRRRPVVKTDPADAPPPGRVRGAVDHIVVLDGTLASLQPGHESNAGRAFQLLRETHPGSPRRSLYYEPGLQWEGWHNTMDVMQGRGINRQIRRAYGYLASHYRAGDRIYLLGYSRGAYAVRSLAGVIDRVGLLRHDAATERNVRLAYRHYERDPDSRVARVFAREFCHLEAPIQMIGVWDTVKALGLRLPLLWMLTEGRHAFHNHHLGSSIRHGFQALALHETREVFDPVLWDCPPGWEGNVEQVWFRGAHGDVGGQLGAFEAARPLANIPLVWMLERAEACGLALPPGWRTRFPCDAQAPMVGTWRGWGAAFLLRKARIIGRDRSERLHPTALASAPRRGSFWPGG encoded by the coding sequence CTGCGCCTGTTTGATCGCCTCAGCCAGTGGTTGCGCCGCCGCCCGGTGGTCAAGACCGACCCCGCCGATGCCCCGCCGCCCGGGCGGGTACGGGGCGCGGTGGATCATATCGTGGTGCTGGATGGCACGCTGGCCTCCTTGCAGCCGGGGCATGAAAGCAATGCGGGGCGCGCGTTCCAATTGCTGCGCGAAACCCATCCGGGCAGCCCGCGCCGCAGCCTCTATTACGAGCCGGGCCTGCAATGGGAGGGCTGGCACAATACGATGGATGTGATGCAGGGGCGCGGCATCAACCGCCAGATCCGCCGCGCCTATGGCTATCTCGCCAGCCACTACCGCGCGGGCGACCGCATCTATCTGCTAGGCTATTCGCGCGGGGCCTATGCGGTGCGCAGTCTGGCGGGGGTGATCGACCGGGTGGGCCTGCTGCGCCATGATGCGGCGACCGAACGCAATGTGCGTCTGGCCTACCGCCATTACGAGCGTGATCCTGACAGCCGGGTGGCCCGGGTGTTCGCGCGGGAATTCTGCCATCTGGAAGCGCCGATCCAGATGATCGGCGTCTGGGATACCGTCAAGGCGCTGGGCCTGCGCCTGCCGCTGTTGTGGATGCTGACCGAAGGCCGACACGCCTTTCACAACCATCATCTCGGCAGTTCGATCCGGCACGGTTTTCAGGCGCTGGCCCTGCATGAAACGCGCGAGGTGTTCGACCCGGTGCTGTGGGATTGCCCGCCGGGATGGGAGGGCAATGTGGAGCAGGTCTGGTTCCGGGGCGCGCATGGCGATGTGGGTGGCCAGTTGGGCGCGTTCGAGGCCGCGCGCCCGCTGGCAAATATTCCGCTGGTCTGGATGCTGGAGCGGGCAGAGGCCTGTGGCCTTGCGCTGCCCCCGGGCTGGCGGACGCGCTTTCCCTGCGATGCGCAGGCGCCGATGGTCGGCACATGGCGCGGCTGGGGGGCGGCGTTCCTGCTGCGCAAGGCGCGCATCATCGGGCGTGACCGCTCCGAACGGCTGCACCCGACCGCCCTGGCCTCGGCGCCGAGGCGGGGTAGTTTCTGGCCCGGAGGCTGA
- a CDS encoding PaaI family thioesterase → MSDPVLIARSPADLPSRTQLLAMSGLEFMQAMLAGQIPHPTIAGLMGYRLTHVAPGRVTLTGAADFGHTNPFGAVHGGWYGTVLDTALGCTVMTAVPQGRWYTTLEYKVNITRALPLGMEIEAEGLLDHAGRSTAVAHATIRGRADGRVYATGSTTCIIMGEG, encoded by the coding sequence ATGAGCGACCCTGTGCTGATTGCCCGATCCCCCGCCGACCTGCCAAGCCGTACGCAGCTGCTGGCAATGTCAGGTCTTGAATTCATGCAGGCCATGCTGGCCGGGCAGATCCCACATCCCACCATTGCCGGGCTGATGGGCTATCGTCTGACCCACGTGGCGCCGGGGCGCGTAACGCTGACCGGCGCGGCGGATTTCGGCCATACCAACCCGTTCGGGGCGGTGCACGGCGGATGGTATGGCACGGTTCTGGATACCGCGCTTGGCTGCACGGTAATGACCGCCGTGCCGCAGGGCCGCTGGTATACCACGCTGGAATACAAGGTGAACATCACCCGCGCCCTGCCCCTTGGCATGGAGATCGAGGCAGAGGGGCTGCTCGATCATGCCGGACGCTCTACCGCCGTGGCCCATGCCACGATACGGGGCCGCGCGGATGGCCGTGTCTATGCCACCGGCAGCACCACCTGCATCATCATGGGTGAGGGCTGA
- a CDS encoding heparan-alpha-glucosaminide N-acetyltransferase, with translation MTHGRIWQIDMARSLALLGMAAFHLVFDLQFFGLVPPGTSTSGVFYWHARIVAGSFLFLAGLALWLGHGQGIRWHAFAARLARILGAAALVTVATYIAMPDWFVFFGILHCIAAASLLGLLFLRLPWLVICASGAAVMAASYWLPELVQLNTPALRWLGLHTVPTPSVDFEPLVPWFGPFLLGLGVAKALHPVWPRLAARPAPRNRLLRTLCWPGRHSLAIYLLHQPVLMGLVWLWVSLRGL, from the coding sequence ATGACACACGGACGCATCTGGCAGATCGACATGGCCCGCAGCCTCGCGCTGTTGGGCATGGCCGCCTTTCATCTGGTGTTTGATCTGCAATTTTTCGGGCTGGTGCCGCCCGGCACCTCGACCAGCGGCGTGTTCTACTGGCATGCGCGGATCGTGGCGGGCAGTTTTCTATTTCTGGCCGGGCTGGCGCTGTGGCTGGGCCATGGGCAGGGCATCCGCTGGCACGCCTTTGCGGCGCGGCTGGCGCGGATCCTGGGGGCGGCGGCTCTGGTAACGGTTGCCACCTATATCGCCATGCCCGACTGGTTCGTATTTTTCGGTATCCTGCATTGCATCGCGGCGGCCAGCCTGCTGGGCCTGCTGTTTCTGCGCCTGCCGTGGCTGGTGATCTGTGCGTCGGGGGCGGCGGTGATGGCTGCGTCTTATTGGCTGCCAGAGTTGGTGCAGCTCAATACCCCCGCTCTGCGCTGGCTGGGCCTGCACACGGTGCCGACACCTTCGGTGGATTTTGAACCGCTGGTGCCGTGGTTCGGGCCGTTCCTGCTGGGCCTTGGCGTGGCCAAGGCGCTGCACCCGGTCTGGCCGCGTCTGGCCGCCCGCCCGGCCCCGCGCAACCGGCTGCTGCGGACGCTGTGCTGGCCGGGGCGGCACAGTCTGGCGATCTATCTGCTGCACCAGCCGGTGCTGATGGGGCTGGTCTGGCTCTGGGTCAGCCTGCGGGGCCTGTGA
- the gltA gene encoding citrate synthase, which produces MAEPTKTATLSFDDKVIELPIHSGTLGPDVLDIRKLYAQGDVFTYDPGFTSTAACDSAITFIDGDKGELLHRGYPIDQLAEQSHYLEVCYLLLYGELPNTAQMKDFEQRVTRHTMVHEQMHNFFRGFRRDSHPMATMVGVVGAMSAFYHDSTDINDPWQREVAAIRLIAKLPTIAAMAYKYSIGQPFVYPKNSHDYAANFLHMCFAVPCEDYVVNPVLAKAMDRIMMLHADHEQNASTSTVRLAGSSGANPFACIAAGIACLWGPAHGGANQACLEMLREIGSVDRIPEYIKKAKDKDDPFRLMGFGHRVYKNFDPRAKVMKESADEVLALLGVENNPTLQVAKELERIALEDDYFVSKKLYPNVDFYSGIILDAMGFPTSMFTPIFALSRTVGWIAQWKEMIGDPTQKIGRPRQLYTGETFRDYVDVRHR; this is translated from the coding sequence ATGGCAGAACCGACCAAGACCGCGACGCTGAGTTTCGATGACAAGGTGATCGAATTGCCGATCCATTCGGGCACGCTTGGTCCCGATGTCCTGGATATCCGCAAGCTTTATGCGCAAGGCGACGTGTTCACCTACGACCCCGGCTTCACCTCGACCGCCGCCTGTGACAGCGCGATCACCTTCATCGACGGCGACAAGGGCGAACTGCTGCATCGCGGCTATCCGATCGACCAGCTGGCCGAACAATCGCATTACCTCGAAGTCTGCTATCTGCTGCTCTATGGTGAGCTGCCGAACACGGCGCAGATGAAGGATTTTGAACAGCGTGTGACCCGTCACACCATGGTGCATGAACAGATGCACAACTTCTTCCGCGGGTTCCGCCGCGACAGCCACCCGATGGCGACCATGGTGGGTGTGGTCGGCGCGATGTCGGCCTTCTATCACGACAGCACCGATATCAATGACCCGTGGCAGCGCGAAGTGGCGGCGATCCGGCTGATTGCGAAACTGCCGACGATTGCCGCGATGGCCTACAAGTATTCGATTGGCCAGCCCTTCGTCTATCCGAAGAACAGCCATGATTATGCAGCCAATTTCCTGCATATGTGCTTTGCCGTGCCATGCGAGGACTATGTGGTGAACCCGGTTCTGGCCAAGGCCATGGACCGCATCATGATGCTGCACGCCGATCACGAACAGAATGCCTCCACCTCGACCGTGCGTCTGGCGGGTTCGTCGGGGGCCAACCCGTTTGCCTGTATCGCGGCGGGTATCGCCTGCCTCTGGGGGCCTGCCCATGGCGGTGCGAACCAGGCCTGCCTCGAGATGCTGCGCGAGATCGGCAGCGTCGACCGCATCCCGGAATACATCAAGAAGGCCAAGGACAAGGACGATCCGTTCCGCCTGATGGGCTTCGGGCACCGGGTCTACAAGAACTTCGACCCGCGCGCCAAGGTGATGAAGGAATCCGCAGACGAGGTGCTGGCGCTGCTGGGTGTGGAAAACAACCCGACGCTGCAAGTCGCCAAGGAACTGGAGCGGATCGCGCTGGAGGACGATTATTTCGTCTCCAAGAAGCTCTACCCGAATGTCGATTTCTATTCGGGCATCATTCTGGATGCGATGGGCTTCCCCACCTCGATGTTCACGCCGATCTTTGCGCTGTCGCGCACCGTCGGCTGGATCGCGCAGTGGAAAGAGATGATCGGCGACCCGACCCAGAAAATCGGCCGCCCGCGCCAGCTTTATACCGGCGAGACTTTCCGCGACTATGTGGATGTGCGCCACCGCTGA